The following coding sequences lie in one Myxococcus xanthus genomic window:
- a CDS encoding biotin--[acetyl-CoA-carboxylase] ligase, producing the protein MAANANEQTQEELILSFLSESGGDYTSGEALSSKLGLSRTAVWKHVEALRAKGYRIEAVSARGYRLVAVPDRLTSLEVGPLLGTHDLGRTIHHHESLPSTNEKAFRLAQDGAEHGEVVVAEQQTAGKGRRGRTWVSPPGLNLYFSAILRPDLPPQRAPELTLVAAVALAESLRDAGVEAAIKWPNDVQIDGLKVAGILTELSAEPERVHFVIVGVGVNLNSQAEHFPEELRATATSLSLALGQPVHRTRFAASLWTRLEEWLDLYLATGFDAVRARWKALSSTLGQDVLVRTDRQELRGRAEDIDPSGALLVRTAEGSLERVLAGDVEQLRPRR; encoded by the coding sequence GTGGCCGCCAATGCGAACGAGCAGACCCAGGAAGAGCTCATCCTGAGCTTCCTGTCGGAAAGCGGGGGCGACTACACCTCCGGTGAAGCGCTCTCCAGCAAGCTGGGCCTGTCGCGCACGGCGGTGTGGAAGCACGTGGAGGCCCTGCGCGCGAAGGGCTACCGCATCGAGGCGGTGTCCGCGCGAGGCTACCGGCTGGTGGCGGTGCCGGACCGGCTCACCTCGCTCGAGGTGGGCCCGCTGCTGGGCACCCACGACCTGGGCCGCACCATCCACCACCACGAATCGCTGCCTTCCACCAACGAGAAGGCCTTCCGCCTGGCCCAGGACGGCGCCGAGCACGGTGAGGTCGTGGTGGCCGAGCAGCAGACCGCGGGCAAGGGGCGCCGGGGCCGCACCTGGGTGTCCCCGCCGGGCCTCAACCTCTACTTCTCCGCCATCCTTCGTCCGGACCTGCCGCCCCAGCGCGCGCCGGAGCTGACGCTGGTGGCGGCCGTGGCGCTGGCGGAATCGCTGCGCGACGCGGGCGTGGAGGCCGCCATCAAGTGGCCCAACGACGTCCAAATCGACGGCCTCAAGGTCGCGGGAATCCTCACCGAGCTGTCCGCCGAACCCGAGCGCGTGCACTTCGTCATCGTGGGCGTGGGGGTCAATCTCAACTCCCAGGCCGAGCACTTCCCGGAGGAGCTGCGGGCCACCGCCACGTCGTTGTCGCTGGCCCTGGGGCAGCCGGTGCACCGGACCCGCTTCGCCGCCTCCCTCTGGACGCGGCTGGAGGAGTGGCTGGACCTCTATCTGGCCACGGGCTTCGACGCGGTGCGTGCCCGCTGGAAGGCGCTGTCGTCCACGCTGGGGCAGGACGTGCTGGTGCGCACCGACCGGCAGGAGCTGCGGGGGCGGGCCGAGGACATCGACCCGTCCGGGGCGCTGCTGGTCCGGACGGCGGAGGGCTCGCTCGAGCGCGTGTTGGCGGGCGACGTGGAGCAGCTTCGCCCACGGCGATAG
- a CDS encoding response regulator — protein MSKKILIVESDTALSATLRSALEGRGFTVEETTDGKGSVEQIRRDRPDLVVLAVDLSAGQNGYLICGKLKKDDDLKNVPILIIGNPDGFAQHRKLKAHADEYVAKPVDADQLVERAGALIGFPELPATEDVVDESLTLDALGDEPMTADFGEEISVETAEEPPVTGEELDLDAAFGDLSAPEEPPSFEEEVVVAPPEAVVEGVEEDFSTLDSLGTDSDDPLEGLDDSDEKTVIGFIAPAPVAAPPPEPPRAVAPPPVPRPIAAPRPAPPPVAVAPAADAAELRSLRTRVAELQAELDDSRGMASHAEERVRDLEAQLESQATELEAARASSGKNDKDTFALRDAANKKDKEILRLKTELNQKDQEIIELKDQSLELEQKASTAESELAQRDAQLKTLSARADSLASDRKRVDQQLAAAKEEARGASAQLTVLQTELDQHQAQAQAYAAELEELRARAGQLEADVQAAQHEAEDLRVQLGQAQVELSEQSSRASAEADELRGRIAELEAATARNEERVTRLYARIKSEEKLREKTKKALVIAQQLLDEPASSVADDASEAAA, from the coding sequence ATGTCGAAGAAAATCCTGATCGTCGAAAGCGACACCGCGCTCTCCGCCACCCTGCGCTCGGCCCTGGAGGGCCGGGGCTTCACGGTCGAAGAGACGACCGACGGCAAGGGCAGCGTGGAGCAGATCCGCAGGGACCGGCCGGACCTCGTGGTGCTCGCGGTGGACCTGTCCGCGGGACAGAACGGCTACCTCATCTGCGGCAAGCTGAAGAAGGACGATGACCTCAAGAACGTCCCCATCCTCATCATCGGCAACCCGGACGGCTTCGCGCAGCACCGCAAGCTGAAGGCCCACGCCGACGAGTACGTCGCCAAGCCGGTGGACGCGGATCAACTGGTGGAGCGCGCGGGGGCACTGATCGGCTTCCCCGAGCTGCCCGCCACCGAGGACGTCGTCGACGAGAGCCTCACGCTGGACGCGCTTGGCGACGAGCCGATGACGGCGGACTTCGGCGAGGAGATCTCCGTGGAGACCGCGGAGGAGCCTCCCGTCACGGGCGAGGAGTTGGACCTGGACGCCGCCTTCGGCGACCTGTCCGCCCCCGAGGAGCCGCCGTCCTTCGAGGAAGAAGTCGTCGTCGCGCCGCCCGAGGCGGTGGTGGAAGGCGTGGAGGAGGACTTCTCCACGCTCGACTCGCTGGGCACCGACTCGGATGATCCGCTGGAAGGGCTGGATGACTCCGACGAGAAGACGGTGATCGGCTTCATCGCCCCCGCTCCCGTAGCCGCGCCCCCTCCCGAGCCTCCCCGCGCCGTCGCGCCGCCCCCCGTGCCCCGCCCCATCGCGGCCCCCCGCCCCGCCCCGCCGCCCGTCGCGGTGGCGCCGGCCGCCGACGCCGCGGAGCTGCGCAGCCTGCGCACGCGGGTGGCCGAGCTCCAGGCCGAGCTCGACGACTCGCGTGGCATGGCGTCCCACGCCGAGGAGCGCGTGCGTGACCTGGAGGCGCAGCTGGAGAGCCAGGCCACGGAGCTGGAGGCGGCCCGGGCGTCCTCGGGCAAGAACGACAAGGACACCTTCGCCCTCCGCGACGCGGCCAACAAGAAGGACAAGGAGATCCTCCGCCTCAAGACGGAGCTGAATCAGAAGGACCAGGAGATCATCGAGCTCAAGGACCAGAGCCTGGAGCTGGAGCAGAAGGCCAGCACCGCCGAGTCCGAGCTCGCCCAGCGCGACGCCCAGCTCAAGACGCTGAGCGCCCGGGCGGACTCACTCGCCTCGGACCGCAAGCGCGTGGACCAGCAGCTGGCCGCCGCCAAGGAAGAGGCCCGGGGCGCGTCCGCGCAGCTCACCGTGCTGCAGACGGAGCTGGACCAGCACCAGGCCCAGGCGCAGGCCTACGCCGCGGAGCTGGAGGAGCTGCGCGCTCGCGCGGGGCAGCTGGAGGCGGACGTCCAGGCCGCGCAGCATGAGGCCGAGGACCTGCGCGTCCAACTGGGCCAGGCCCAGGTGGAGCTGTCCGAGCAGAGCAGCCGCGCCAGCGCGGAGGCCGACGAGCTGCGCGGCCGCATCGCCGAGTTGGAGGCCGCCACGGCCCGCAACGAGGAGCGCGTGACGCGCCTCTACGCACGCATCAAGAGCGAGGAGAAGCTGCGCGAGAAGACGAAGAAGGCGCTCGTCATCGCCCAGCAGCTCCTGGACGAGCCCGCCTCCTCGGTGGCGGACGACGCCAGCGAAGCCGCGGCCTAG
- a CDS encoding HEAT repeat domain-containing protein, which translates to MKPVLLLASCVVLLLGACRWQSPRYPVAPVELSGATLRDNALLGLAPEGVATLFTAALKDSGRFEQKGAEAPREERPWRLTLDVPFTREVLKDGDPRSFAEVGANLVLERFGGSLPQRYELVGLGEAPVEEDSPAGRQKAMRTALANVLRQVTESAVMQLTALDRTDEELVLDLKASDSRVREFSLRTLAERQHPAAAPLLIDRLKEATDAETVRRTMGSLVEMKARAAVPVLIDLVRGRDLGFVQEIVFAVGEIGGPEAEAYLYTMAQGHDAPAVQAAAQQALDTLYASRKHSPAEARGPSRAD; encoded by the coding sequence ATGAAGCCGGTCCTGTTGCTCGCCTCCTGCGTCGTCCTGCTGCTCGGTGCCTGCCGATGGCAGTCGCCGCGCTACCCGGTGGCGCCGGTGGAACTCTCCGGGGCCACCCTGCGGGACAACGCCCTGCTGGGCCTGGCTCCCGAGGGCGTGGCCACGCTCTTCACCGCCGCCCTGAAAGACTCCGGCCGTTTCGAGCAGAAGGGCGCGGAGGCGCCTCGCGAGGAGCGGCCCTGGCGCCTGACGCTGGATGTGCCCTTCACCCGCGAAGTGCTGAAGGACGGTGACCCGCGCAGCTTCGCCGAAGTAGGTGCCAACCTGGTCCTGGAGCGCTTCGGTGGGAGTCTGCCCCAGCGCTACGAACTGGTCGGGCTGGGAGAGGCGCCCGTCGAGGAGGACTCGCCCGCGGGACGGCAGAAGGCCATGCGCACGGCACTGGCCAACGTGCTGCGCCAGGTGACCGAGTCCGCCGTCATGCAGTTGACGGCGCTGGACCGCACCGATGAAGAGCTGGTGCTGGACCTCAAGGCCTCGGACTCGCGGGTGCGGGAGTTCAGCCTGCGCACGCTGGCGGAACGGCAGCACCCGGCGGCCGCGCCGCTGCTCATCGACCGGCTCAAGGAAGCGACCGACGCAGAGACGGTGCGCAGGACGATGGGCTCGCTCGTGGAGATGAAGGCGCGAGCCGCCGTGCCCGTGCTCATCGACCTGGTGCGTGGCCGTGACCTGGGCTTCGTGCAGGAGATTGTCTTCGCGGTGGGCGAAATCGGTGGCCCGGAGGCGGAGGCCTATCTCTACACGATGGCGCAGGGGCACGATGCGCCCGCCGTCCAGGCCGCCGCGCAACAGGCGCTGGACACGCTCTACGCATCACGTAAGCACTCACCTGCGGAGGCGCGTGGCCCCAGCCGCGCGGACTGA
- a CDS encoding type III pantothenate kinase — MLLAIDVGNTNTVLGVFEGRRLLDHWRVETSTRRTSDEYGILVRQLFTHCGIDPTKVTAVAVSSVVPPLQSNLEKMSERYFRIRPMFVGPGVKTGMPILYDNPREVGADRIVNAVSAYEKHHAGVVVVDFGTATTFDAVSPKGEYLGGCICPGINISMEALFQNASKLPRVEFARPPHVIGRNTVHSMQAGLVYGYVGMVDGICTRMQAELGFPVKVVATGGLASLVASESKVIHQVDEFLTLEGLRIIYGRNHAS; from the coding sequence ATGCTCCTGGCCATCGACGTCGGCAACACCAACACCGTGCTCGGAGTGTTCGAGGGCCGGCGCCTGCTCGACCACTGGCGCGTGGAGACCAGCACGCGCCGCACCTCGGATGAGTACGGCATCCTGGTCCGGCAGCTCTTCACCCATTGCGGCATCGACCCGACGAAGGTGACAGCGGTGGCCGTGTCCAGCGTGGTGCCGCCGCTCCAGTCCAACCTGGAGAAGATGAGCGAGCGGTACTTCCGCATCCGGCCCATGTTCGTCGGGCCCGGAGTGAAGACGGGCATGCCCATCCTCTACGACAATCCCCGGGAGGTGGGCGCGGACCGCATCGTCAACGCGGTGTCCGCCTACGAGAAGCACCACGCCGGCGTGGTGGTGGTGGACTTCGGCACCGCGACGACGTTCGACGCGGTGTCGCCGAAGGGGGAGTACCTGGGGGGCTGCATCTGCCCCGGCATCAACATCTCCATGGAGGCGCTGTTCCAGAATGCCTCCAAGCTGCCGCGTGTGGAGTTCGCGCGGCCGCCGCATGTCATCGGGCGCAACACCGTGCACTCCATGCAGGCCGGGCTCGTCTACGGCTACGTGGGCATGGTGGACGGCATCTGCACCCGCATGCAGGCCGAACTGGGCTTTCCGGTGAAGGTCGTCGCCACTGGAGGGCTCGCGTCGCTGGTGGCCAGCGAGTCGAAGGTCATCCACCAGGTGGATGAGTTCCTCACGCTCGAGGGCCTGCGCATCATCTACGGAAGGAATCACGCGTCATGA
- a CDS encoding PQQ-binding-like beta-propeller repeat protein → MTRIRIGQRWKREPAASPLDSIALELDGVDLLSGAVEESLAEVVPSLVRSVAALAGGRQKLAQVSLPEAHLELVLRRMGPEVELLVANLSRPARLMRPPVRVELEELVEAVREAGERFLADVTRAGPKSLATTVGQALKEPLKGLNRPARPPDEAPARPATRRVEPTEVPGFGFELRDAGVPMGRGAARGTAGLLAPLLASGEVWLSLPGKAEAWRVPGPPFLTALELSRQAVELARAVELGESRFELAPAGAKPSLLVDLKSGQAKAGRTGTPFPLAGNVLAAALFHLGESLAAAFAEADRALVANPYRMELAERCREGLSHLRGPVQPPEARGAAREKKARATGQGTSRPLKVPGRLRRLRFAKLWEKRGLPDAEESRLLLGRHGPVYCAPQLASAFSRKDGALLWKRAAALGVAASADGHAVAADIARVYGFTGRGGGARWLHDHDGIPLGPLLLRKDGLLLTLSEDRTVVAFAEATGREVWRLAPPRTQRSWLATQGHRALVGTDSGYLYGLDLEDGQVRYRMRAPMPFHGPPVAWGRRFLAMLGRGSHWAVLLADAHTGESVWTHEPDLSHLSAPLPVGSRVFIAGEREREGMLLCLDAKGRRLWERPLNLGPGPYALAPLPRAVVVTSASGAATRVAASGTVDWRVGAAGEPLISALPAHTARDVTLVPGERVRAVDPRGGQVLAEVQAGVGLVALQADVRLNLYFLDDAGTLSAYRLGSHFTVVE, encoded by the coding sequence ATGACCCGCATACGCATCGGACAGCGCTGGAAACGCGAACCCGCGGCTTCCCCGCTCGATTCCATCGCACTGGAATTGGACGGGGTGGACCTTCTGTCCGGGGCCGTGGAGGAGTCTCTAGCAGAAGTCGTCCCCTCCCTGGTGCGCTCAGTTGCGGCGCTAGCGGGTGGGCGTCAGAAACTGGCCCAGGTCTCCCTGCCCGAGGCCCACCTGGAGCTGGTGCTCCGCCGCATGGGGCCGGAGGTGGAGCTGCTGGTGGCCAACCTCTCCCGCCCTGCCCGGCTGATGCGCCCGCCCGTCCGGGTGGAGCTGGAGGAACTGGTGGAGGCGGTCCGTGAGGCCGGCGAGCGCTTCCTCGCCGACGTCACCCGGGCCGGGCCCAAGTCGCTGGCCACCACCGTGGGGCAAGCCCTCAAGGAGCCGCTGAAAGGCCTGAACCGGCCCGCCCGTCCTCCAGACGAGGCGCCGGCCCGGCCCGCCACCCGGCGCGTGGAGCCCACGGAAGTCCCGGGCTTCGGCTTCGAGCTCCGGGACGCCGGCGTCCCCATGGGCCGTGGCGCCGCGCGGGGGACGGCCGGACTGCTGGCGCCCCTGCTGGCATCGGGAGAGGTCTGGCTGTCGCTGCCCGGAAAGGCCGAGGCCTGGCGCGTCCCCGGCCCGCCGTTCCTGACGGCGCTGGAGCTGTCGCGACAGGCGGTGGAGCTGGCGCGCGCGGTGGAGCTGGGCGAAAGCCGCTTCGAGCTGGCCCCCGCGGGGGCGAAGCCTTCGCTCCTGGTCGACCTGAAGTCGGGCCAGGCGAAGGCGGGACGCACCGGGACGCCCTTCCCGCTCGCGGGCAACGTGCTCGCCGCCGCCCTCTTCCACCTGGGCGAGTCCCTGGCCGCGGCCTTCGCGGAGGCGGACCGCGCGCTGGTGGCCAACCCGTACCGGATGGAGCTGGCGGAGCGCTGCCGCGAGGGCCTTTCGCACTTGCGTGGCCCCGTGCAGCCCCCCGAGGCCAGGGGCGCGGCCCGAGAGAAGAAGGCCCGGGCCACAGGCCAGGGCACCTCACGTCCGTTGAAGGTCCCCGGCCGGTTGCGCCGGCTGCGCTTCGCGAAGCTGTGGGAGAAGCGCGGCCTGCCGGACGCGGAGGAATCGAGGCTGCTGCTCGGCCGGCACGGGCCGGTGTACTGCGCGCCGCAGCTCGCCTCCGCGTTCTCCCGAAAGGACGGAGCCCTGCTGTGGAAGCGCGCCGCGGCGCTGGGTGTGGCCGCGTCGGCGGATGGCCACGCGGTGGCGGCGGACATCGCGCGTGTCTACGGTTTCACGGGCCGGGGCGGCGGCGCGCGCTGGCTGCATGACCACGACGGAATCCCCCTGGGTCCGCTGCTACTGCGCAAGGACGGCCTGCTGCTCACCTTGTCCGAGGACCGCACCGTCGTGGCCTTCGCGGAGGCCACGGGCCGCGAGGTCTGGCGCCTGGCGCCGCCGCGGACCCAGCGCAGCTGGCTGGCCACCCAGGGACACCGCGCGCTGGTGGGCACGGACTCGGGCTACCTCTATGGGCTCGACCTGGAGGACGGCCAGGTCCGCTACCGCATGCGCGCGCCCATGCCGTTCCACGGGCCACCCGTGGCCTGGGGCCGGCGCTTCCTGGCCATGCTGGGCCGCGGCTCGCACTGGGCCGTGTTGCTCGCGGATGCGCACACCGGCGAATCCGTATGGACGCATGAGCCGGACCTGTCCCACCTGTCCGCGCCGTTGCCCGTGGGCTCGCGGGTGTTCATCGCCGGAGAGCGCGAGCGCGAAGGCATGCTGCTCTGCCTGGACGCGAAGGGCCGGCGCCTCTGGGAGCGCCCGCTCAACCTGGGCCCTGGCCCCTATGCGTTGGCGCCCCTCCCCCGCGCGGTGGTGGTGACGAGCGCCTCGGGCGCCGCCACACGGGTGGCCGCATCCGGCACGGTGGACTGGCGCGTGGGCGCCGCGGGCGAGCCGCTCATCAGCGCGCTCCCCGCCCATACCGCGCGCGACGTCACGCTGGTGCCAGGGGAGCGCGTCCGCGCGGTGGACCCCCGCGGCGGGCAGGTGCTCGCGGAGGTCCAGGCCGGCGTGGGGCTCGTCGCGCTCCAGGCCGACGTGCGCCTCAACCTCTACTTCCTGGACGATGCCGGCACGCTGTCCGCGTACCGGCTCGGCTCTCACTTCACGGTGGTCGAGTAA
- a CDS encoding HTH domain-containing protein, with the protein MTFYEAALRILESEGRPLHFLEITEKSIQQSLLSHVGKTPEVTMLSRLAAMARRTRDRKVLVTAKDTFALVDWSIPEDVEALAQTGVVEPHPEEELPPLRPAERHPEPRTDNVRVAGRGSDRKRRRDEDEERGGRRKRFPPLPEVVFEILSESDIGLRTDQIIERARAKELCAEDTTVEAVLTALLEDNQRRIDAGRRPQYAFSKDSGEVSLERAGAPSEAPPLELQAAFAQALGIPLEAGRPVLGKPAAAGEAPADAALVSTLRAALKDARRSVARGLRKRLGELDVGTFEKSVVKMMHGLGFRELKVAKRSKEGPLLTARKREGSVELRYAVRMLKGTPGIDRKSVQELRRDLGHYSAQVGLLVSPGDVRGDARTEAQANGSLVMLWCGDALGEKFLEAETAVSVTQVALYEVDEKFFEAAKLDAEEAQKRREERQREKQAREGEEPTEAAAPAERERPREKRRRERESREAREAREAEATAGASTEEAPAAPAGDAREAAPVPAAPVLQGREDDEEGDDEDGEDDDLEAASAFVGGARPDGTAADAGAEGAPGDRKRRRRRRRGRRGRGSRAGEAGATGAPGEAGAAGEAAAAGEAGAAGAGGTAGEAGVAAAGAGGATGEAGASNTGAGGTAGEAGASATGAGEAGASGAGGTAGEAGASVTGGAAAGEAGASAEGAGGDTAAWSVAGETTSVGATGVSTAGTGATGVASPAANGAGEAPPVSKSGDASADSGAGSVAAPGAVSGEAIASAGDVGSGAVSGEVASASVGVATQVDVSGTAPSEETSSVAPTSGLTQAGVQDGSAGEVAPGAAMTTSSGSAEGAQVSEPAPSPTDGEPSADSSVPPKGPSGERDS; encoded by the coding sequence ATGACATTCTACGAGGCCGCGCTCCGCATCCTGGAGAGCGAAGGTCGTCCCCTCCACTTCCTTGAAATTACCGAGAAGTCCATCCAGCAGAGCCTGCTGTCCCACGTGGGCAAGACGCCTGAGGTGACGATGCTGTCGCGCCTCGCAGCCATGGCGCGCCGCACGCGGGATCGCAAGGTACTTGTGACGGCGAAGGACACCTTCGCGCTGGTTGACTGGTCGATTCCCGAGGACGTCGAGGCACTGGCTCAAACCGGCGTGGTCGAGCCGCATCCTGAAGAAGAGCTGCCGCCGCTGCGTCCGGCGGAGCGTCACCCGGAGCCGCGCACGGACAACGTGCGGGTCGCGGGCCGTGGCAGCGACCGCAAGCGCCGCCGCGACGAGGACGAGGAGCGTGGCGGTCGCCGCAAGCGCTTCCCGCCGCTGCCCGAGGTGGTGTTCGAGATTCTCAGCGAGTCGGACATCGGGCTGCGCACCGATCAGATCATCGAGCGTGCCCGGGCCAAGGAGCTGTGCGCCGAGGACACCACGGTGGAGGCGGTGCTCACCGCGCTGCTGGAGGACAACCAGCGTCGCATCGACGCGGGCCGCCGGCCGCAGTACGCCTTCAGCAAGGACTCTGGTGAGGTGTCGCTGGAGCGCGCTGGCGCCCCGAGCGAGGCCCCTCCGCTGGAGCTCCAGGCCGCGTTCGCGCAGGCGCTGGGCATCCCGCTGGAGGCTGGCCGTCCGGTGCTGGGCAAGCCAGCTGCCGCTGGCGAGGCCCCGGCGGATGCCGCGCTGGTGTCCACGCTGCGCGCCGCGCTCAAGGACGCGCGCCGCTCCGTGGCGCGTGGGCTGCGCAAGCGCCTGGGCGAACTGGACGTCGGTACGTTCGAGAAGTCCGTCGTGAAGATGATGCACGGCCTGGGCTTCCGCGAGCTGAAGGTGGCCAAGCGGTCCAAGGAAGGGCCCTTGCTCACGGCGCGCAAGCGCGAGGGCAGCGTGGAGTTGCGCTACGCGGTGCGCATGCTGAAGGGCACGCCCGGCATCGACCGCAAGTCGGTGCAGGAGCTGCGGCGTGACCTGGGCCACTACTCGGCGCAGGTGGGCCTGTTGGTGAGCCCGGGTGACGTGCGTGGTGATGCGCGCACCGAGGCGCAGGCCAATGGTTCGCTGGTGATGCTCTGGTGCGGTGACGCGCTGGGCGAGAAGTTCCTGGAAGCGGAGACGGCCGTCTCCGTCACGCAGGTCGCGCTGTACGAGGTCGACGAGAAGTTCTTCGAGGCCGCGAAGCTGGATGCCGAGGAGGCCCAGAAGCGCCGCGAGGAGCGTCAGCGCGAGAAGCAGGCCCGGGAAGGCGAGGAGCCCACCGAGGCCGCGGCACCGGCGGAACGCGAGCGTCCGCGTGAGAAGCGCCGCCGTGAGCGTGAGTCGCGCGAGGCCCGTGAGGCTCGTGAAGCGGAGGCCACCGCGGGGGCTTCCACGGAGGAAGCTCCGGCTGCTCCCGCTGGTGATGCGCGTGAAGCCGCTCCGGTTCCGGCCGCGCCGGTCCTGCAGGGCCGCGAGGACGATGAGGAGGGCGACGACGAGGACGGGGAGGATGACGACCTCGAGGCCGCCAGCGCTTTCGTGGGTGGTGCGCGTCCCGATGGAACCGCCGCGGATGCCGGTGCCGAAGGGGCACCGGGTGACCGCAAGCGCCGCCGCCGCCGTCGCCGGGGCCGTCGCGGCCGTGGCAGCCGCGCGGGTGAGGCCGGTGCCACCGGAGCTCCTGGTGAGGCGGGGGCTGCTGGAGAGGCCGCTGCCGCTGGTGAGGCGGGCGCTGCGGGTGCCGGTGGTACCGCGGGCGAGGCGGGAGTCGCGGCTGCGGGTGCTGGTGGTGCCACAGGGGAGGCGGGTGCCTCCAACACAGGTGCCGGTGGTACCGCGGGCGAGGCCGGTGCTTCGGCTACGGGTGCTGGCGAGGCCGGTGCTTCGGGTGCCGGTGGTACCGCGGGCGAGGCGGGTGCCTCCGTTACGGGCGGTGCCGCTGCTGGCGAGGCCGGAGCCTCGGCTGAGGGCGCTGGCGGAGATACGGCCGCCTGGAGCGTCGCTGGAGAGACGACTTCTGTCGGTGCCACCGGAGTGTCGACTGCCGGGACCGGTGCTACGGGGGTCGCGTCTCCTGCTGCGAACGGTGCTGGCGAGGCACCGCCCGTCTCCAAGTCGGGCGATGCGAGCGCTGACAGTGGAGCGGGCTCGGTTGCTGCCCCAGGTGCCGTGTCGGGCGAAGCGATTGCCTCTGCTGGTGATGTCGGTTCCGGGGCGGTCTCCGGCGAAGTGGCATCCGCGTCCGTGGGCGTCGCCACACAGGTGGACGTGTCCGGGACTGCTCCTTCCGAGGAGACGTCATCGGTTGCTCCGACTTCGGGGCTGACTCAGGCGGGCGTGCAGGACGGCTCGGCGGGCGAAGTGGCCCCTGGTGCCGCGATGACGACGTCTTCTGGATCCGCGGAGGGCGCACAGGTCAGCGAGCCTGCTCCCTCTCCCACCGACGGTGAGCCGTCCGCTGACTCGTCCGTGCCCCCCAAGGGGCCGTCCGGGGAGCGCGATAGCTGA